A stretch of the Azorhizobium caulinodans ORS 571 genome encodes the following:
- a CDS encoding AEC family transporter: MFAVMTGALLPVVFLMFLGWLGGRKGYFRREDVNVFAALVMRFALPFSLFLGALNTPPEKLQNLPFILCMAFGFVGTYIVALVIARLAFRHDLKTSAIQALVCTFPDMAYFGAPILLAVCGPSGFLAVLVGNLITSFIILPLTIVLSRWGEMASGPDESGVADILKSSLWRTVTNQMVWLPILGVILSFSGVTLPAALKHSVELVATTAGGVSLLALGLMFFGERPSVNLDVTVNVGMKNVLQPALMALGIFLFGVDAEFARQALIVGAVPTAIAASMFAVRNRTYAMPASDSVVIGTVLAVFTEAFLIAVVL; this comes from the coding sequence ATGTTCGCCGTCATGACCGGGGCGCTCCTGCCCGTCGTCTTCCTCATGTTCCTCGGCTGGCTCGGCGGCAGGAAAGGCTATTTCAGGCGCGAGGACGTGAACGTCTTCGCCGCGCTGGTCATGCGCTTCGCGCTGCCGTTTTCGCTGTTCCTGGGCGCCCTGAACACGCCGCCGGAGAAGCTCCAGAACCTGCCCTTCATCCTGTGCATGGCCTTCGGCTTCGTCGGCACCTACATCGTCGCGCTCGTCATCGCCCGCCTCGCCTTCCGCCATGACCTCAAGACCTCGGCCATCCAGGCGCTGGTCTGCACCTTTCCGGACATGGCCTATTTCGGCGCGCCCATCCTCCTTGCCGTCTGCGGTCCGTCGGGCTTCCTCGCGGTGCTCGTGGGCAATCTCATCACCAGCTTCATCATCCTGCCGCTCACCATCGTGCTGAGCCGCTGGGGCGAGATGGCCAGCGGGCCGGACGAAAGCGGCGTCGCCGACATCCTGAAGAGCAGCCTCTGGCGCACTGTGACCAACCAGATGGTGTGGCTGCCCATCCTCGGCGTGATCCTGAGCTTCTCCGGCGTCACGCTGCCGGCCGCCCTGAAGCATTCCGTTGAGCTCGTCGCGACGACGGCGGGCGGGGTCTCGCTGCTGGCGCTGGGGCTCATGTTCTTCGGCGAGCGCCCGAGCGTGAACCTCGACGTGACGGTGAACGTCGGGATGAAGAACGTCCTCCAGCCGGCGCTGATGGCGCTCGGCATCTTCCTCTTCGGCGTGGATGCGGAATTCGCCCGCCAGGCGCTCATCGTCGGGGCGGTGCCCACCGCCATCGCCGCCTCCATGTTCGCCGTGCGCAACCGCACCTATGCGATGCCGGCCTCCGATTCCGTGGTCATCGGGACGGTGCTCGCCGTGTTCACCGAGGCCTTCCTCATCGCCGTCGTCCTTTGA